A genomic region of Miscanthus floridulus cultivar M001 chromosome 3, ASM1932011v1, whole genome shotgun sequence contains the following coding sequences:
- the LOC136543122 gene encoding uncharacterized protein has protein sequence MSTSEEVSLELLLLDGSNYTSWSASVLDVFRTMGPQIEQIVDVSISPLHDDLIYLSREEVKCLQLNAQAANFLFSALREDVLDAVVFGDGKPLGDAHIIWTTLKERYGNSKCEESNLSLEKPLEECSTSSTNDEPQVIISKGLFDHATSTSSPTYDLLDGNEIVGENNIFTCGTSTFFSSCETNILKEEEVCDRWKPNDESTLPRSSTLYTTSHIGLMAKKEKKVLKEEVEMLKRDLIQWKGKCNAQPSQDNHEDMNAVVQPAAQTTAVPHLKGGSAAPGQNRKVPKAIKVQRQSKKTLITCFKCKKDDHHVKDCPLKKEEKGVSKIQEKKKMAHVKFSNMGHNASMCSNKVDDQVTLPKNKTRRSKRKCYGCHEKGHEIGSCPNKKSEGLSSSTKRFISKVAIKVQEEKARKNKNRLCYTCKGKGHLSKDCLMGNTSKLNLSIDLNMLRRPKNDTCARKVIGSPCVSTQAIWVPKSLVTNHNGPNIVWVPNCA, from the exons atgtcgacaagtgaggaggtatctctagaacttttacttttagatggctcaaattatacatcttggtctgctagtgtgcttgatgtttttaggaccatgggtcctcaaatagagcagattgtagatgtgagcatttcacctcttcatgatgatttgatctacctatctagagaggaagtgaaatgcttacaactcaatgctcaagctgctaatttcttatttagtgctttgcgtgaagatgtacttgatgcTGTCGTATTTGGAGATGGTAAACCACTTGGTGATGCTCATATAATTTGGACCACGCTCAAGGAAAGGTATGGCAACTCCAAATGTGAAGAGAGCAACCTCTCATTAGAAAAACCACTTGAGgaatgctcaacttcatcgacaaatgatgagcctcaagtgattATCTCAAAAGGCCTATTTGATCATGCCACATCTACTTCCTCACCAACATATGACTTATTGGATGGTAATGAAATTGTTGGTGAGAACAatatttttacatgtggtacttctactttctttagttcttgtgagactaacattttgaaggaagaagaagtTTGTGATCGGTGGAagccaaatgatgaatccaccttaccaagaagctcaactctctatACCACTTCACATATTggtctcatggcaaagaaagagaagaaagtg CTCAAGGAAGAAGTTGAAATGCTAAAaagggacttgattcaatggaagggcaagtgcaatgctcaaccttctcaagataaccatgaagacatg AATGCAGTAGTTCAGCCAGCTGCACAGActacggcagtgccgcacctcaagggcggtagtgccgcacctggaCAGAATAGGAAAGTTCCCAAGGCCATCAAGGTGCAACGTCAATCAAagaagactctcatcacttgcttcaagtgcaagaaagATGATCACCATGTCAAAGATTGCCCCctaaagaaagaagagaagggcgtgagcaagatccaagagaagaagaagatggctcatgtcaagttctccaacatgggacacaatgcttctatgtgttccaacaaggtcgatgatcaagtcacacttccaaagaacaagacaagaagaagcaagaggaagtgttatggttgtcatgagaagggacatgaaattggctcatgtcctaataagaaaagtgaaggcttatcatcatcaacaaagaggttcattagcaaggtagcaatcaaagtgcaagaagagaaggctagaaagaacaagaaccgcctatgctacacttgcaaaggaaagggacatttaagtaaggattgtctcatgggtaacacttctaagctcaacttgtcaattgatttaaatatgcttaggaggcccaaaaatgacacttgtgcTAGAAAGGTGATTGGTTCACCATGTGTTAGCAcacaggccatttgggtgcctaagtctcttgtgactaaccataatggacccaacatagtttgggtaccaaattgtgcttag